The following DNA comes from Candidatus Nitrosotalea okcheonensis.
AGACTTGGTGAAGTTAGGTGAAGATCTTGCAAATGATAGGCATTATGACCGAGCGCTTGAATATTTCAACAAGGCTATAGAAATAAACTCTAAAAATGATTTTGCGTGGGGAGATCGTGGATTGATGCTGGACAAACAAGGAAGAAAAAATGAAGCGATCGAATCTTTTTCTAGGGCATTGGAGATTGATCCTTCAAATTCTATAACTTGGCACAATCAGGGGTTGACGCTCTTAAAATTAAATAAACTTGATGAAGCAATTGAATGCTTCAACAAAGCGATAGAAATCAACGAAAAATATGCAAAAGCATGGTATAACAAGGGTCGTGGGCTATCTATGTTGGGAAAAATAAATGAATCCCAAAGAAGTTTTGACACTGCAAAAAAACTCGATCCACTACTTTTTAGCAAATTAAAGAAAATGAAGTCATAAAATTTTATTCGTGAGATGAATTCAAATTTTATGATTGCGAATCATATGCATTCTAAAAGATGATTCATTTTCAAATGATTCATCACATGTTATGCACAGGTAGGTTGTCTTTTTATCATGAATCTCTTGTGCATGATTGAGCAAATCCTCACGGTCTTTAAATTGCATACCGCATGCGCCACATCCGTAACTTTTTTTTCCAAACAATTATTGCTCATTGAATTTGTTTTTATATAAAAATTTCTAGGTAGATCTAACAAATTGTTTTTTTATTTAGTTGTTTGTCTAGTGATTTTTTAGGTTCAAACTATTTTTATGATTTTTTGATCTACGATCTTATTTATTATTCGACTGTCGAAACCTGTCAAAATACCGGCATATTTATTAATATATAATTACTAATCATACGGGATGGCCGACACAATTCCACTTTATTATCCGATTATAGTTCTAGCATTCGTTGGTGCAACTGCATTCATTGGAGTTATTGCAGTAAAATTTGTCAAAAAAAGTAGCAAGCGATACATTGTTGCTGGAAAAAGTTTGCCACTTTTCTTCATAGGTACAATGCTGGTGTCAGAAGCAGTTGATGGTAATGCATCACTTGGAAATGTCTCATTAACATTCACTGGTGGTTTTTGGGGAGGTGCTGTCATTCCTTTGGGATTGGCTATTTGTCTTGTGTTGACTGGATTATTTTTTGGAAAACGATTTAACCGTATGAATATGATTACACTTGCAGATTTCTACTATAGACGATATGGGAACACAACTGAAGTAATGTCGGGAACCGTCATGGCAATCAGTTTCATAGTCCTTGTTGCTGGTAACCTTGCTGCAAGTGGATATATTTTATCAGTAGTGTTACAGATTCCATTAATCTATGCAATGCTAATTTCTAC
Coding sequences within:
- a CDS encoding tetratricopeptide repeat protein, giving the protein MIFHWFKKNRSEIPPVEYKKVSRKEASEDLVKLGEDLANDRHYDRALEYFNKAIEINSKNDFAWGDRGLMLDKQGRKNEAIESFSRALEIDPSNSITWHNQGLTLLKLNKLDEAIECFNKAIEINEKYAKAWYNKGRGLSMLGKINESQRSFDTAKKLDPLLFSKLKKMKS
- a CDS encoding C2H2-type zinc finger protein, translated to MFGKKSYGCGACGMQFKDREDLLNHAQEIHDKKTTYLCITCDESFENESSFRMHMIRNHKI